A window of Garciella nitratireducens DSM 15102 contains these coding sequences:
- the ylqF gene encoding ribosome biogenesis GTPase YlqF codes for MNIQWYPGHMAKTKRLIKENLSLVDIVIEILDARAPISSRNPDIDEMIEHKARLVVLNKADLSDPIINKQWKNFFNTHYSNGILINSMMGQGIDEIIKKIEKMMKDKLEYLAHRGRKNKPIRCMIIGIPNVGKSTFINRIVGKTSVKTGNKPGITKGKQWIRINEKIELLDTPGILWPKFDDQNIGLRLGWIGSIKDEILDQEQLAFHLLTFLTQNYGDLIKRRYKINNLSKGTLEIFNEIALKRGFIIKGGELDYQRTAEMILDEFRKGKIGKISLERPDKT; via the coding sequence ATGAATATACAGTGGTATCCAGGACATATGGCTAAGACAAAACGCCTGATAAAAGAAAATTTAAGTTTAGTAGATATAGTTATAGAAATATTAGATGCTAGAGCTCCGATTAGTAGCAGAAATCCTGATATAGATGAGATGATTGAGCATAAAGCACGATTGGTAGTTTTAAATAAAGCTGACTTATCTGATCCAATAATTAATAAACAATGGAAGAATTTTTTTAATACTCATTATAGCAATGGAATATTGATTAATTCTATGATGGGCCAAGGTATTGATGAAATAATAAAAAAAATAGAAAAAATGATGAAAGATAAACTTGAATACTTAGCTCACAGAGGAAGAAAAAATAAACCTATTCGTTGTATGATAATAGGGATTCCAAATGTGGGGAAATCTACTTTTATTAATCGAATAGTAGGAAAAACTAGTGTAAAAACAGGAAACAAACCTGGAATTACTAAGGGGAAACAGTGGATTCGTATAAATGAAAAAATAGAATTATTAGATACGCCTGGAATACTTTGGCCTAAGTTTGATGATCAAAATATAGGGCTAAGACTTGGCTGGATTGGTTCTATTAAAGATGAAATTTTAGATCAAGAACAATTAGCTTTTCATTTATTAACTTTTTTAACACAAAATTATGGTGATTTAATAAAGAGAAGGTATAAGATAAATAATTTATCAAAAGGAACTCTTGAAATTTTTAATGAAATAGCTCTTAAAAGGGGATTCATTATAAAAGGTGGCGAATTAGATTATCAGAGAACAGCAGAAATGATATTAGATGAATTTAGAAAAGGTAAAATAGGAAAAATTTCTTTAGAGAGACCAGATAAAACTTAA
- the dprA gene encoding DNA-processing protein DprA codes for MKQDIYWIWLSRIKGIGSRKFLNLYEHFKSIEKVYNAKEIEFYGIPNIRRTDINKILQNKNLKETVEYINKLKKQKIGFLTYKDDRYPMLLKEIYDPPIILYYKGNMEIDKIAISIVGSRNASYYGLKIARKLAYELASLGVTIISGMARGIDTYAHKGAMEANGKTIAVLGCGVDVIYPIENSDLMKEIETKGLILSEYPLSTLPKANNFPARNRIISGLSLGTIVIEAGEKSGSLITAEFALEQGRNVYAIPNNIDSPTSKGVNSLIKEGAKVVTSIEDIIEDFIPYLKSSKISLVNEKSKQSQELKYQGLSKEEKTIIEKIQLGYTHGDEIVRVCNYPVSVVNSCLTILELKGFIKKYKNEYYIK; via the coding sequence ATGAAACAAGATATTTATTGGATTTGGTTAAGTAGGATTAAGGGAATTGGATCAAGAAAGTTTTTGAATCTTTATGAACATTTTAAAAGCATAGAAAAGGTTTACAATGCTAAGGAGATAGAATTTTATGGAATACCAAATATTAGGAGAACAGATATAAATAAAATATTACAAAATAAAAATTTAAAAGAGACAGTGGAATATATAAATAAATTAAAAAAACAAAAAATAGGTTTTTTAACGTATAAAGATGATAGATATCCAATGTTGTTAAAAGAAATATATGATCCTCCTATCATTTTATACTATAAAGGAAATATGGAAATAGATAAAATAGCAATTAGTATAGTAGGGTCAAGAAATGCTAGCTATTATGGATTAAAGATAGCAAGAAAGCTTGCTTATGAATTAGCTTCTTTAGGAGTTACTATTATAAGTGGAATGGCTAGAGGAATTGATACTTATGCTCATAAAGGAGCCATGGAAGCAAATGGAAAAACTATAGCAGTATTAGGATGTGGAGTAGATGTAATATATCCGATTGAGAATAGTGATTTAATGAAAGAAATTGAAACAAAAGGACTTATTTTATCAGAATATCCTCTTTCTACTTTGCCTAAAGCAAATAATTTTCCAGCACGAAATAGAATAATTAGTGGTTTATCTTTGGGAACCATTGTAATAGAAGCAGGGGAAAAAAGTGGTTCTCTTATAACAGCTGAATTTGCTTTAGAACAAGGAAGAAATGTGTATGCAATTCCTAATAATATAGATAGTCCTACTAGTAAAGGGGTAAATAGTCTAATAAAAGAAGGCGCTAAGGTTGTAACAAGTATAGAAGATATTATTGAAGATTTTATTCCTTATTTAAAATCGTCTAAAATATCTTTGGTAAATGAAAAAAGTAAACAAAGCCAAGAATTAAAATATCAAGGGCTTTCAAAAGAAGAAAAAACAATTATAGAAAAAATACAATTGGGGTATACTCATGGTGATGAAATTGTTCGAGTATGTAATTATCCTGTTTCAGTTGTAAACAGTTGTCTTACAATATTAGAATTAAAGGGATTTATAAAAAAATATAAAAATGAGTATTATATTAAATAA
- the tsf gene encoding translation elongation factor Ts, with protein sequence MISSALIKELREKTGAGMLNCKKALEETEGNIEKAVELLREKGLSAATKKSGRIATEGIVDSYIHLGGRIGVLVEVNCETDFVAKNEEFKSFVRDIAMHIAAAKPLYISKEEVPEEVIEKEKNILKNQALNEGKPEHIVGKMVEGRIKKYYQEICLLEQPFVKDPDKTIEDIVKEQISRMGENIKIRRFTRYEMGEGLEKKSENFAEEVKKQLSQE encoded by the coding sequence ATGATTAGTAGTGCACTAATTAAAGAATTGAGAGAAAAAACGGGTGCAGGAATGTTAAATTGTAAAAAAGCTTTAGAAGAAACAGAGGGGAATATTGAAAAAGCTGTGGAATTATTAAGAGAAAAAGGTTTATCCGCAGCTACTAAAAAATCAGGCAGAATAGCAACGGAAGGGATTGTAGATTCTTATATCCATCTTGGTGGAAGAATAGGCGTATTAGTAGAGGTTAATTGTGAAACAGATTTTGTTGCAAAGAATGAAGAATTTAAATCTTTTGTAAGAGATATTGCAATGCATATTGCTGCTGCGAAACCTTTATACATAAGTAAAGAAGAAGTGCCAGAAGAAGTAATTGAAAAAGAAAAAAATATCTTAAAAAATCAAGCATTAAATGAAGGAAAACCTGAACATATCGTGGGAAAAATGGTAGAAGGGCGAATAAAAAAATATTATCAAGAAATATGTCTTTTAGAGCAGCCTTTTGTAAAAGATCCAGATAAAACTATAGAGGATATTGTAAAAGAACAAATATCTAGAATGGGTGAAAACATAAAAATACGAAGATTTACTAGATATGAAATGGGAGAAGGATTGGAAAAGAAATCAGAAAATTTTGCTGAAGAAGTAAAAAAACAATTGAGCCAAGAATAA
- a CDS encoding YraN family protein, which produces MDNHIKIGKMGEREAAKFLKKKGYHIIQSNFRCRFGEIDLIARHKDTLVFIEVKTRKNNLYGTPGQAVNKTKQKKIVKTALYYLKRNDLYDENVRFDIVEVWQHDHKVKSIHVISNAFFIS; this is translated from the coding sequence ATGGATAACCATATAAAAATTGGGAAAATGGGAGAACGGGAAGCTGCAAAATTTTTAAAAAAGAAAGGATATCATATTATACAGTCTAATTTTAGATGTAGATTCGGTGAAATTGACCTTATAGCTCGACATAAAGATACCCTTGTTTTTATTGAAGTAAAGACAAGAAAAAATAATTTATATGGTACTCCTGGGCAGGCTGTGAATAAAACTAAGCAAAAGAAAATTGTTAAGACAGCATTGTATTATCTTAAAAGAAATGATCTATATGACGAAAATGTCCGGTTTGATATTGTTGAGGTATGGCAACATGATCATAAAGTAAAAAGTATTCATGTTATTTCAAATGCATTTTTTATTTCTTAA
- a CDS encoding ribonuclease HII translates to MEFEKFTLLQIKKYIKSVPLEQYPQVIEELEKDQRKSVQKLVITLQRKFKIYQEELKRLDKMKYYEKKIIERGYRLIAGIDEVGRGPLAGPVVSAAVILPEDCNILYINDSKKISPHKREILYDKIKQVAIDIGIGIVDAQRIDKLNIYDATKESMYIAVNNLNKKPDFLLIDAMQCDHIPISQKSIIKGDSKSISIAAASIIAKVTRDRIMEEYHKIFPQYAFDKNKGYGTEEHCRAIKNFGISFLHRKSFLKNILKTNNNVKVE, encoded by the coding sequence TTGGAATTTGAGAAATTTACTTTATTACAAATAAAAAAATATATTAAATCAGTTCCTTTAGAACAATATCCACAAGTAATAGAAGAACTAGAAAAAGATCAGAGAAAGTCTGTACAAAAACTAGTGATTACTTTACAAAGAAAATTCAAAATTTATCAAGAAGAATTAAAGAGACTAGATAAAATGAAATACTATGAAAAGAAAATTATAGAAAGAGGATACCGTCTAATTGCAGGAATAGATGAAGTAGGAAGAGGACCCTTAGCTGGACCAGTAGTTAGTGCGGCTGTAATATTACCCGAAGATTGTAATATTTTATATATTAATGATTCTAAAAAAATCTCACCTCATAAGAGAGAAATTCTATATGATAAAATAAAGCAAGTGGCTATTGATATTGGGATAGGAATTGTCGATGCTCAACGAATTGATAAATTAAACATCTATGATGCAACCAAAGAAAGCATGTATATAGCTGTTAACAATTTAAATAAAAAACCTGATTTTTTATTAATTGATGCAATGCAATGTGATCATATTCCCATTTCTCAGAAATCTATTATAAAGGGGGATAGTAAATCTATTTCCATTGCAGCAGCTAGTATTATAGCCAAAGTAACAAGGGATAGAATTATGGAGGAATATCATAAAATATTTCCTCAATATGCTTTTGATAAAAATAAAGGTTATGGAACAGAAGAACATTGCAGGGCAATTAAAAATTTTGGAATATCATTTCTTCATCGAAAATCATTTTTAAAAAATATCTTAAAAACAAATAATAATGTTAAGGTGGAATAA
- a CDS encoding YifB family Mg chelatase-like AAA ATPase, giving the protein MLAKINSCALVGIDGQIVEVEVDISNGLPSFALVGLPDIAVKESKERVYSAIKNNGFAYPMKHITINLAPADLKKEGPAYDLSIAIGILCASEQIHTMDLKNTAFLGELSLNGEIRPVHGVLSMCIELHKNGIHNLILPEKNALEASLIKGLNVLPANHLMDVIKHLNNEKSISPMHSNINSFFYQNNQYSMDLNEVKGQENVKRALEVAAAGAHNLLMIGPPGSGKTMIAQRLPTILPNMTIKESLQVTKIYSIAGLLQHSTPLITQRPFRSPHHTISPVSLVGGGRIPRPGEISLAHLGVLFLDELPEFQRRALEVLRQPLEEKKVTISRVNATLSYPANFMLIASMNPCPCGYYGDADHECSCSSQQIHRYLNKISGPMLDRLDIHIGVKATKYKSLENNVSGESSEQIRKRVNKARFIQLERYKNKNILFNSHLTPKDIEKYCILEKKENELMRKAFESLQLSARAYHKILKLARTIADLEECEKINIYHLSEAIQYRNLDRKF; this is encoded by the coding sequence ATGTTAGCAAAAATCAATAGTTGCGCTTTAGTTGGTATTGATGGACAAATAGTAGAAGTTGAAGTAGACATCTCTAATGGATTGCCATCTTTTGCATTAGTTGGATTACCTGATATAGCTGTAAAAGAATCCAAAGAAAGAGTATATTCTGCTATAAAAAACAATGGATTCGCATATCCTATGAAACATATTACTATAAATTTAGCACCAGCAGATTTAAAAAAAGAAGGGCCTGCCTATGATCTTTCTATTGCAATAGGAATATTATGTGCTTCAGAGCAAATACATACTATGGATCTTAAAAATACTGCATTTTTAGGTGAATTATCCCTAAATGGAGAGATTCGACCTGTTCATGGAGTTCTTTCTATGTGTATAGAATTACATAAAAATGGCATCCATAATCTTATTTTACCAGAAAAAAATGCATTAGAAGCTTCTTTAATAAAAGGATTAAATGTACTACCTGCTAATCATTTAATGGATGTGATTAAACATCTTAATAACGAAAAGTCTATCTCCCCAATGCATTCTAATATTAATTCTTTTTTTTATCAAAATAATCAATATTCCATGGATTTAAATGAAGTAAAAGGGCAGGAAAATGTCAAAAGAGCTTTAGAAGTAGCTGCTGCAGGTGCACATAATTTATTAATGATAGGTCCTCCAGGATCTGGGAAAACCATGATAGCCCAAAGATTACCTACTATTCTTCCTAATATGACCATAAAGGAATCCTTACAAGTTACAAAGATCTATAGCATTGCAGGTTTATTACAACATTCTACTCCTCTTATTACCCAAAGACCTTTTCGTTCTCCTCATCACACTATTTCTCCAGTTTCATTAGTTGGTGGCGGAAGAATTCCTAGACCTGGAGAAATTTCATTAGCACATTTAGGCGTACTATTTTTAGATGAATTACCTGAATTTCAAAGACGAGCATTAGAGGTATTAAGACAACCTTTAGAAGAAAAGAAAGTTACAATTTCTCGAGTAAATGCTACCTTAAGTTATCCAGCAAATTTCATGCTTATAGCAAGTATGAATCCTTGCCCTTGTGGTTATTATGGAGATGCTGATCATGAATGTAGTTGCAGTAGTCAACAAATTCATCGCTATTTAAATAAAATCTCAGGTCCAATGCTAGATCGCCTAGATATTCATATAGGAGTAAAAGCAACAAAGTATAAAAGCTTAGAGAACAATGTTAGCGGTGAAAGTTCTGAACAAATACGAAAAAGGGTAAACAAAGCTCGTTTCATTCAATTAGAACGTTATAAAAATAAAAATATTTTATTTAATTCTCATTTGACACCAAAAGATATTGAGAAATATTGCATATTAGAAAAAAAAGAAAACGAATTGATGAGAAAAGCCTTTGAAAGTTTACAATTGAGTGCAAGAGCCTATCATAAAATTTTAAAATTAGCGAGGACCATAGCAGATTTAGAAGAATGCGAAAAAATCAATATCTATCATTTAAGCGAAGCAATTCAATATCGTAATCTAGATAGAAAATTTTGA
- the lepB gene encoding signal peptidase I produces MITRKERKNECLEWIEAIIIAVIIASIIKFFFFEIIQVDGNSMYPTLHHKDRLIVNKISYIFHEPEVGDIVTFAYPSDTSVDFIKRIVAKEGDTVEIKNNYLYINGEKKEEPYIYEKKMMDFPPVVVPSNSFFVLGDNRNNSRDSRYIDVGFLKKENIKGKAIFRIWPLDSIGSLNKDR; encoded by the coding sequence TTGATAACTAGAAAAGAACGAAAAAATGAATGTTTAGAATGGATAGAAGCAATTATAATAGCCGTTATAATTGCTTCTATCATTAAGTTTTTTTTCTTTGAGATTATTCAAGTGGATGGAAATTCTATGTATCCTACTCTTCATCACAAGGATCGATTAATTGTAAACAAAATTAGTTATATTTTTCATGAACCTGAGGTAGGAGACATTGTAACTTTTGCTTATCCATCAGACACTAGTGTTGATTTTATAAAAAGAATTGTAGCCAAAGAAGGAGATACTGTTGAAATAAAAAATAATTATTTATACATTAATGGAGAAAAAAAAGAGGAACCTTATATTTATGAAAAGAAAATGATGGATTTTCCACCAGTAGTAGTTCCTTCAAATAGTTTTTTTGTATTAGGGGATAATAGAAATAATAGTCGAGATAGTAGATATATAGATGTTGGATTTTTAAAAAAAGAAAATATAAAAGGAAAGGCTATTTTTAGAATATGGCCTTTAGATTCTATAGGATCTTTGAATAAAGATAGGTGA
- the rplS gene encoding 50S ribosomal protein L19, producing the protein MNAIQLIEQQQLRKDVPQFNVGDTVKVHAKVVEGKRERIQVFEGIVLKKQNGGIRETFTVRKISYGVGVERTFPLHSPRIEKIEVVRRGKVRRAKLNYLRNRVGKAAKVKERK; encoded by the coding sequence ATGAATGCAATTCAACTTATTGAACAACAACAATTAAGAAAAGATGTTCCTCAATTTAATGTGGGTGATACTGTAAAAGTTCATGCTAAAGTTGTTGAAGGAAAAAGAGAGAGGATTCAAGTTTTTGAAGGTATTGTTTTAAAAAAACAAAATGGTGGAATTAGAGAAACCTTTACTGTTAGAAAGATCTCTTATGGAGTAGGAGTAGAAAGAACCTTTCCGCTCCATTCACCAAGAATTGAAAAAATTGAAGTAGTACGGAGAGGAAAAGTTCGAAGAGCAAAATTGAATTATCTTCGTAATCGTGTAGGGAAAGCTGCAAAAGTAAAAGAAAGAAAATAA
- the topA gene encoding type I DNA topoisomerase: MAKTLVIVESPAKAKTISKFLGKGYKVEATMGHIKDLPKSQLGINIEKNFEPKYITIRGKGPILEKIKKEVKKADKILLATDPDREGEAISWHLAKQFHMKGNEKCRIEFHEITKNAVKNSLENIREIDKNLVDAQQARRILDRLVGYKISPLLWKKIRKGLSAGRVQSVATRIIVDREKEIQNFIPEEYWTIIAYFYKKDSITSFEAKFYGEKNKKLALKNKKEVQEIIQYLKKQEYIVDKIKKGTKKRNSPLPFTTSSLQQEASRKLNFTAKKTMNIAQQLYEGIQIKDEGHIGLITYIRTDSTRISKEAREECNKFIQKEYGKEYVGEDRKAKGKNNKIQDAHEAIRPSSVYRLPNSIKESLSRDQFKLYKLIWERFVASQMGPALYNTISIDIIAGKYVFRSSGSQLAFQGFMKIYVEGSDEEKEEKDILFPSIEEGEKLYVKKLLENQHFTSPPSRFTEATLVKTLEELGIGRPSTYAPTISTILSRGYVQKDKKYFIPTQLGELVTDLMKKYFTDIVDVDFTVDLEKKLDLIEEGKVDWHKIIKDFYYPFEKTLEYAEKEIGEIEIKDEETDIICEKCGRNMVIKHGRFGKFLACPGFPECRNTKPILKETGAFCPKCKGRIIEKKSKKGRIFYGCSNYPECDFMTWDKPTEKKCPICGNNVAERGSGKNKKVYCLKKDCTYEENKKQ, translated from the coding sequence ATGGCAAAAACTTTAGTAATTGTTGAATCACCTGCTAAAGCAAAAACTATTAGTAAGTTTTTAGGTAAGGGATATAAAGTAGAAGCTACTATGGGACATATAAAAGATTTACCTAAAAGTCAATTAGGAATAAATATAGAAAAAAATTTTGAACCTAAATATATTACAATAAGAGGAAAAGGGCCTATCTTAGAGAAAATTAAGAAAGAAGTAAAAAAGGCAGATAAAATTTTATTAGCTACTGACCCTGATAGAGAAGGAGAAGCTATATCATGGCATTTAGCTAAACAATTTCATATGAAGGGTAATGAAAAATGTAGAATAGAATTTCATGAAATTACTAAAAATGCTGTAAAAAATTCTTTAGAAAACATTAGAGAAATAGATAAAAACCTCGTAGATGCTCAACAAGCTCGCAGAATATTAGATCGATTAGTTGGTTATAAAATAAGCCCACTTTTGTGGAAAAAAATTAGAAAGGGACTAAGTGCAGGAAGAGTCCAATCAGTTGCGACTCGTATTATCGTAGATAGAGAAAAAGAAATACAAAATTTTATTCCTGAAGAATATTGGACAATTATCGCATACTTTTATAAAAAAGATAGTATAACAAGCTTTGAAGCAAAATTTTACGGGGAAAAAAATAAAAAATTGGCACTAAAAAATAAAAAAGAGGTGCAAGAAATTATACAATATTTAAAGAAACAGGAATATATCGTTGATAAAATAAAAAAAGGTACCAAGAAAAGAAATTCACCATTGCCTTTTACAACTAGTAGTCTACAACAAGAAGCATCTAGAAAATTAAACTTTACTGCTAAAAAAACTATGAATATTGCTCAACAATTGTATGAAGGCATTCAAATAAAAGATGAAGGACATATAGGATTAATTACTTATATTCGTACAGATTCCACTAGAATTTCAAAAGAGGCAAGAGAAGAATGTAATAAATTTATTCAAAAAGAATATGGGAAAGAATATGTAGGAGAGGATAGAAAAGCAAAAGGAAAAAATAATAAAATTCAAGATGCTCATGAAGCAATCAGACCATCATCGGTTTATAGATTACCAAATAGCATAAAAGAATCTTTGTCTAGAGACCAATTTAAGCTATACAAATTAATTTGGGAACGATTTGTAGCAAGTCAGATGGGTCCAGCCTTATATAATACAATATCTATTGATATTATAGCAGGAAAATATGTTTTTAGATCATCTGGATCGCAACTAGCTTTTCAAGGTTTTATGAAAATTTATGTAGAAGGAAGCGATGAAGAGAAAGAGGAAAAAGATATTCTTTTTCCGTCTATTGAAGAAGGAGAAAAATTATATGTTAAAAAACTTCTAGAAAATCAGCATTTTACATCACCTCCATCAAGATTTACAGAAGCAACTTTAGTAAAAACACTAGAAGAATTAGGAATTGGGCGGCCTAGTACTTATGCACCTACTATTTCTACAATTTTATCAAGAGGATATGTACAAAAAGATAAAAAATACTTTATTCCAACTCAATTAGGGGAATTAGTAACTGATCTAATGAAAAAATATTTTACAGATATTGTAGATGTTGATTTTACAGTTGATTTAGAAAAAAAATTAGATCTAATAGAAGAAGGAAAAGTTGATTGGCATAAAATTATTAAAGATTTTTATTATCCTTTTGAAAAAACTCTAGAGTATGCTGAGAAAGAAATAGGAGAAATAGAAATAAAAGATGAGGAAACAGATATTATATGTGAAAAGTGTGGACGTAATATGGTTATTAAACATGGGAGGTTTGGAAAATTTTTAGCTTGTCCTGGTTTTCCGGAATGTAGAAATACCAAACCAATTTTAAAGGAAACGGGAGCTTTCTGTCCTAAATGTAAAGGTCGGATTATAGAAAAGAAAAGTAAGAAAGGAAGAATTTTTTATGGATGTAGTAATTATCCAGAATGTGATTTTATGACATGGGATAAACCTACAGAAAAAAAATGCCCTATATGTGGAAATAATGTAGCAGAAAGAGGAAGTGGGAAAAATAAGAAAGTTTATTGTTTAAAAAAAGATTGTACTTATGAAGAAAATAAAAAGCAGTAA
- the codY gene encoding GTP-sensing pleiotropic transcriptional regulator CodY produces the protein MATLLEKTRRINNQLTDRKAISFMELAKILSEVLDANVYIASRKGKLLGYAFTENYECEVSDETLNEDNEQVKFPEKFNEKLLSIRQTDANISDENPICVYNNEKCKYDNRYATYVPINGGGERLGTLVLAKFNQEFTEEDLVLAEYSATVVGMEILRVKSEEMEEDARKKAVVQMAINTLSYSELEAIEHIFKELDGEEGLLVASKIADRVGITRSVIVNALRKFESAGVIESRSLGMKGTYIKILNDKLLGELEKIISKS, from the coding sequence ATGGCAACATTATTAGAAAAAACAAGAAGAATAAATAATCAGTTAACCGATCGTAAAGCGATTTCTTTTATGGAATTAGCAAAAATATTAAGTGAAGTTTTAGATGCGAATGTATATATTGCTAGTAGAAAAGGTAAACTTTTAGGTTATGCTTTTACTGAAAATTATGAATGTGAAGTTAGTGATGAAACTTTAAATGAAGATAATGAGCAAGTAAAATTCCCAGAAAAGTTTAATGAAAAATTATTAAGTATTAGACAAACGGATGCAAATATTAGTGATGAAAATCCTATATGTGTATATAATAATGAAAAATGTAAATATGATAATCGATATGCAACTTATGTGCCTATTAATGGAGGTGGAGAGCGTTTAGGAACTTTAGTACTAGCTAAATTTAATCAAGAATTTACTGAAGAAGATTTGGTTCTTGCTGAATATAGTGCTACAGTTGTAGGTATGGAAATTCTTAGAGTTAAAAGTGAGGAAATGGAAGAAGATGCACGTAAAAAAGCTGTTGTTCAGATGGCGATTAATACACTATCTTATTCGGAATTAGAAGCAATAGAGCATATTTTTAAAGAATTAGATGGGGAAGAGGGATTATTAGTAGCTAGTAAAATTGCAGATCGAGTTGGCATTACAAGATCTGTAATTGTAAATGCTCTTAGAAAATTTGAAAGTGCAGGAGTTATTGAATCTAGATCATTAGGTATGAAAGGAACTTATATAAAGATTTTAAATGACAAATTATTGGGTGAATTAGAAAAAATAATTAGTAAATCATAA
- the rpsB gene encoding 30S ribosomal protein S2, translating to MALISMKQLLEAGVHFGHQTRRWNPKMAEYIFTERNGIYIIDLQKTVKKIEEAYNFLKQLAEEGKDVLFVGTKKQAQESVESEAKRAGVFYVNQRWLGGTLTNFKTISKSIEKLYKLEKMEEDGVFDVLPKKEVIKLKSERDKLEKFLGGIRDMKDLPGALFIIDPKKEKNAISEAKKLGIPVVAIVDTNCDPDEVDYVIPGNDDAIRAVKLLTSKMADAIIEGRQGEQFEDQTIEDNSKNEIMKEIEIENQENNVD from the coding sequence ATGGCATTAATTTCAATGAAACAATTATTAGAAGCAGGGGTGCATTTTGGACACCAAACAAGAAGATGGAATCCCAAAATGGCAGAGTATATTTTTACTGAAAGAAATGGGATTTATATTATTGATCTTCAAAAAACTGTAAAAAAAATAGAAGAAGCTTACAACTTTTTAAAACAATTAGCAGAAGAAGGAAAAGATGTTTTATTTGTTGGTACTAAAAAACAAGCTCAAGAATCTGTAGAATCAGAGGCAAAAAGAGCAGGTGTGTTTTATGTTAATCAAAGATGGTTAGGAGGTACTTTGACTAACTTTAAAACAATTAGTAAAAGCATTGAAAAATTATACAAATTAGAAAAAATGGAAGAAGATGGAGTATTTGATGTCTTACCTAAGAAAGAAGTAATTAAATTAAAATCAGAAAGAGATAAGTTAGAAAAGTTTTTAGGTGGAATTCGTGATATGAAGGATTTACCAGGGGCTCTTTTTATAATTGATCCTAAGAAGGAAAAAAATGCTATTTCAGAGGCAAAAAAATTAGGGATTCCAGTTGTTGCTATTGTTGACACTAATTGTGACCCTGATGAAGTAGATTATGTGATACCTGGTAACGATGATGCAATCCGCGCTGTTAAATTGCTTACATCAAAAATGGCAGATGCTATTATTGAAGGAAGACAAGGAGAACAGTTTGAAGATCAAACAATTGAAGATAATAGTAAAAATGAAATTATGAAAGAAATTGAAATAGAGAATCAAGAAAATAATGTAGATTAG